The sequence TAGGAGGTCAGAAAGTCATCAACGTTCCAGCACCACCCAAGACCCAGCCGGAAGTCTTCTTCGTCAACTATGGAGATGGTCAAAACCCAACTCTTCCAGGAGGAGTTGATCTTCAGACAGCTCTCAGAAGCGCCGTCCATCAAGGAGTTGGCCAGGTCATTGGTGGTGGATCAGGAGGTGTTACTGGAAGTGGATTTTCTGGAGGTGTCTCTGGAGGTTTCAATGGTGGTGCCAGCAGTGGTGTCAGTGGGGGTAGTTTTGTCGGTGGTCATCACGGAGGTTCAGGAGGTTCAATTAGTGGCGGCAGCTTTTCTGGAGGTTTTGTGGGCCCTGTCAACAGAGGTAGTACTTCCGGAAGTTTTGGAGGTTCAGTCAGTGGAGGAAGCATTTCTGGAGGTTCTCAAATCTCCGGGGGTGGATCTTCTGTCCCTAGTGGTCTATACTCTACTCCTTAAATATGTTACtcctttttttatgttgttttcatGGTTACCAACAATGCAGCCTATCTATTTGTTGTGTGTTAgactatcaaaataaatatttgtttcaaATAGAATGATTTATTTCCctgaaatatttatattcttaaaatGTTCTCTAGATTCTATTCAAGTTCATCCTTATAACAGCTACATAATCTTAGTAATCGATATAACAAATCATAATACTCAAGATGTTTACAGATGTATCTTAATCACTAGTATAAGCGATCCGTCAAAGATGACGGACACGAGCACACACAcaatttcaacccttcccactccgtccccctttcctaactacctctctgGGTACCACATCTCACCTGAGTATAACTGCTTCTACCCCAGAACGAGGGACAGAGagggagacagagtagtcatacgcaTAAGCATGGTAAgaaacaaatgtttatatatatatatatatatatatatatatatgtgtgtgtgtatatatatatatatatatatatatatatatatatatatatatatatatatacatatacatatgtgtatatattgcatTTCTGAACAGATAATCAGAAAGCTTTCACTTGATACCTATCATGTTTTTATAGGTGACTTCAACACATTATAGGTAGTAATCTTTTTAGGTCCTTGAggaatattattttgaataatccATGAAATTTTCTATACTGATTTTCAAACGTTTCATTGAGACTTTTATTGATCGACTGCTCTAGAATTCTTACAGAGGAACATGGAACCATTATTTAATTATCCGAGAGAGAGAACCTTATTGCCaaattgccttattctatgtttgggttcccccaggtccctcagtgtgaggcaccttgtatatccacctgatatgcatcttccagtgtattttgcatttggtctgggatgcatcttaagtgtttatcgagcttattcataaacacatctacgctcactcctaatatgtttcttagatgagctggcagcgcattaaatagtcggtgcattatcgatgctggtgcgtaatggattaatgtcctgtgtgccttccttagttttcctggtatagttttgggcactattaatctacctcggcttgctctttctgatattttttagcgccatgatgttttcagtaattccttcgatttgtttccatgcttgtattatcatgtagcgttctcttctcctttctagactgtataattttgaaaattgcagcctttcccagtagtcaaggtccttaacttcttctattctagcagtaaaggacctttgtacactctctatttgtgcaatatgcttttggtagtgtgggtaccatatcacattacagtactcgaaattgtctgaatagcattcccaattttgctctacatttagccaacagtgttgctatttggtcgttgcataacatattcctgtttaacattacaccaaggtctttaattgcttccttgtttgtgattgtcccgttattaggtcccctgtatgcatataccattctttctctgtttccataatttattgattcaaacttatcagagttaaataccatcctatttatgtctgcccattcatatattttgtctagatctctttgtaatgagttcctatcttcatcacaagtaatttctctacttattcttgtgtcatcagcgaaacttctcactacagagtctttaacattacagtctatggctgagatcataataacaaacagcagtgcagctaataccgtaccttgtggcacgccagatattacctgagctttatctgatttcttgtcatttgcaaccactatctgttttctgttttgtagaaattcttttatccattttcctatctttcccacaatattatgctttctcatttttttctctaatatattatggtctaccttgtcaaaggcttttacgAAATCTAGacataccacatctgtgtctttttcatttatcatatttttatatatgttttcatagtgtgctatcagttgggtttgtgtacttttttcgggtacaaaaccgtgttgacctacattaaacaaattatttttaaccaaataattcattattttcttttttattaccctttcatacactttcataatatgtgatgttagactaactggtctataactgattgcctctagtcttgatccacttttgaaaataggggttatatatgctaatttatgtttaacatatatctcgctcatatctacactttttcttagcagtattgcaagcggcttcacgatagtgtgtgcagattttttttaacaaaattgctggaactccatctggcccggccgctgatccatttctaattttgcttatagcctgcacaatatctgcttcattaatatctatatctgttagatattcactattttcttctctcatttctttttcattattcacattcgcaattcttggcattaattcactcttatatttttctgctaataggtTGCATATTTCTTTGTTAACCGTCTtttaattcttagagggcctatttctaatctccctttattcatcttttttgcataggagtaaagtactttggggtttttcttgatattttgaattgtcctttcttctaagtcccttttttccttttctttcgatcgcataatctttttttttgcagtttctatcttacttttttatttccatcatttcccatacaattattttcttttgcaagatttttcttccactttctaattttctgaaataagatcctcctgtctcttggtatgcatgtctgatgtttatttttttttcggtacatatttttcaacaattttctctagtattttgtataatatatccgtatttacctgcatattatcacttactaatacatttttccaatctttgttcaattcttcatttatttctgaccattttctattcttaccatagaaattatattttccatatcgttCCCatcgttttgtttattgtttttctctgcgttcacttgctttggaatggactattaattctatgacatcatcatctcctcctacgactattgacaaaaagggtctcagttagatttcgccagtcgtcactatcttgagcttttaattcaatacttatccattcatcatctactacttcgtgcttcatatttcatagtcctcagccatgtagacatgggtcttccaactcttctagtcccctgtgaagcccagctaaacgtttagtgaactaatctctcttggggagtgcgaagagcatagccaaactatctcaatctacccctcatcatgatctcactaacatatggcactcgagtaatctctgttatagattcatttctaatcctgtcctgccatttaactcccaatatccttctgagggctttgttctaaaatctactaaatctattggtgattgttttattgtcataccatgactcacgtccatacagtaacaccaatctcactaaattaatatatagtttgattttcatatgtaatttcaggcgatttggcttccaaattttacttaacctagcaattggcTTATTTGCTTTATTTCGTTCTTTCACTCAACTCTAATTCTAAGGCCACtgtatcggagatcatagttcctaaatactgaaaggattttacctcattaaccttttctccttccaatgctatttcatcttccattgcatactccgtcctcatcatctctgtctttcttctattggtcttcctccaaacctcttgtgatatatcatgcattctctaagcaagcattgcaaatcctgtggtgttctgctaacaatgacagcatcatTAATATACTCTAGTTCTgcgaaattcctatcaccaatccggtacaatccttctccaccatctgtgactgttttatgcattacaaattccatgatgaggataaacaacataggtgacaacacattcccttagagtactctgctgttcactggaaattcatttgataagactccattaacattaactttgcatttgctatgcttatgaacagacttaatcaaaattaaatatttatgaggaattccttaataattccataatatatatatatatatatatatatatatatatatatatatatatacatatatgtatatatatatgtatatacatacatatgtatatatatatgtatatatatgtatatatatacatatatatatatatatatatatatatatatatatatatatattatatatattatatatctaaatgGGGAAATAAGTCATCATTCATTTTGaagtaaaatgtttattttaataagcTAATACCCAATAAATATAATGGCTGTATTGTTGATaatcataaaagtaaaaaaaaaaaaaggctgaaatgtctaaggagtagtGTATAGGTCACTAGGGAGAGATGAGCCACCCCCGGAGATTTCAAAACCTCCAGAAGTGCTGCCTCCAATAATAAAGCCTCCGGAACCTCCAGAAAAACTGCCGCCACTAATTGAACCTCTGGAACCTCCGTGATGACCACTGATGAAACTATCATCACTTACACCACTGCTGAAACCTCCAGAGATACCGCCAGAAAATCCACCTCCAGTAGCACCTCCTGATCCACCACCAATGACTTGGCCAACTCCTTGATGGACGGCGCTGTTGAGAGCTGTCTGAAGATCAACACCACCTGGAAGGGTTGGGTTTTGACCATCTCCATAGTTGACGAAGAAGACTTCAGGCTGGGTCTTGGGTGGTGCTGGAACGTTGATGACCTTCTGACCACCTGCTGTAGTTCCCTTGTTGAGGACATAAACAATATTCTTCTGCTGTGGTGGAGGAACTACAATAGGATCTTGTCCAGGATCATTTTCTGGAAGACGCACAAAGACTATGTTGTGTTCGACTTTTGGTGCTGGAATTTCGGGACGAGGGCCACTTTGTTGAGGTTGGGCAGGGACATTGTAGACGTAGACATTACGCTCAACTTGAGGAGTTACACATCCTCCTCCATGGGAGACCTGTCCATCACCACAGGAGACAGAGCCATGTCCAGAGAAGGATCCACCACTGCCAAAACCGGAGGATGTAAAACCTCCTCCAGTGCCGAAGCCAGAAGATACTGAACCTCCTCCAGAGATGAAGCTAGAAGATGCTGACCCTCCATCACCGCCAAATCCGGACGATACGAAACCTCCTCCAGAGCCACCTCTAGAGATGAAGGATCCTTCATGAGTTCCTACACTAGAGGAGCCAAAGGACCCTCCTGATACACCACCAGAAGATCCATGATGACCAGGCAAACTATAGCCTTGTAGTAAGGCAGCTTCTGCTGTTACCAGCACACACACGAAAATCTAAAAATGAAGACAGATGtgattaatataataatttatttcttggATAGATATGTTGCCGAAAAGAAAATTCTTCCGTTTTTTAATGAGAGTAGCAGATGATACTTCATTAAATATTCATCTATCAACTGAGTTTTGATATCTAAAAGTTTTTGACGAGTTTTTCTTCGGTGAGAGTAGAATCttccaacatatttttttcttatctggtTTAAGTAGTATTGTATTCCATGAAGTCAGAGGCTTAGAGTGAGAAGATTTTGAAGAGAGTTATACTCACCAAAGCTGCTTGTTTCATGGTCGAGAAGACTCGAGTTGAGACAATGATCCAAGTTCTACCtatgatgggtatatatatacagggatctCCCACACATCTCCTCTCACTTCTACCTGATGTCCTTCGTTCTTTCAAACTCCTCCTACTACTCGCCCCCCCCCCTACTCCTATTCTTTTCTTCCTCGTCTTAGTCCTTCCCTCAAATATTTGCCTCTTCTTCTTTCTAATTTCCTAGATATTTTCATCTAAGATAATTGTTTAAGCGATAAAAAAACCCTTACATTTCCAATATGGTTACATTTTTGTGTTTCTGCAATACGCTATGATTAATTGTCTAGAAATATCATAGCAGTCAGTAATTATGAAATCAAATATTTCCTATGCAACATcaactaaaatcttaaaagaaaataatagagaCCAACTGATTAGTAGAATTAATCAAAGATCTGAATTTATCTTTCATAGTTAAAGTTGTCGAAATTTATTAATCTATTGGAATGTGAAATTATACACCTTTGATGGACTTTAATTTTCCGTTCGTTGTATGATTTCATATTTCAAGAAATGATGAATTCTGACAACTTTAACTACGAAAGATAAGTTCAGATCTTTAATTCATTCTACTAATTAATTAGTCTCTCTTATTTCCTTATAATATTTTAGCTGatgttacataggaaatatttgatTTCATAATTACTGATTGCTATGATATTTCTAAGCAACTATTTATAAcgcattgcagaaaaaaaaaatgtaaccaaaCTGGAAGTGATCcggaacacgtgtcgacaccaaagaataaatggaaaaaagtaaatgtacttctgctgttatcctgaaaactatctgccggACATTGTTCGAAGATTTTTGGACACCACTAaggcattgtctattcattataaacgtagagtaacatgctcaagtaccgtactgacacacatatatatgtatgtgcatatatatatatatatatatatatatatatatatatatatatatatatatatatatgtacatatatatccatatctatatgcgaaaatatataaaaaaatacatacgaacacatatatttacttacacatagatacacgcacgcatatatatgtatgtatatatatatatatacagtatatatatatatatatatatatatatataattatatatatacaaacatatatatatatactgtatatatatatatatatatatatatatatatatatatatatatatatatatagataaacatacacacacatgcacacacataaatatgcatatacacacatatatatatatattcatatatatacatatatatatatatatatatatatactgtgcatatatatatatatatttatatatatatatatatatatatatatatacatatatatatatacagtatatatatatatatatatatatatatatatatatatatatatatatatatatatatatatatatatgcgtaaaactcactaggaaatgtgatgctcagagaCAAAAATTACCAcagagaaaattaaaatgtaatagcAAATCTTGCCTAGTTTCGAGAGGTAAGACGATACCAGTCAGTATTCACTCTTatgttttaattttccctgtggttgctttgtatatttatatttatatacattatatga is a genomic window of Palaemon carinicauda isolate YSFRI2023 chromosome 39, ASM3689809v2, whole genome shotgun sequence containing:
- the LOC137631460 gene encoding loricrin-like, translating into MKQAALIFVCVLVTAEAALLQGYSLPGHHGSSGGVSGGSFGSSSVGTHEGSFISRGGSGGGFVSSGFGGDGGSASSSFISGGGSVSSGFGTGGGFTSSGFGSGGSFSGHGSVSCGDGQVSHGGGCVTPQVERNVYVYNVPAQPQQSGPRPEIPAPKVEHNIVFVRLPENDPGQDPIVVPPPQQKNIVYVLNKGTTAGGQKVINVPAPPKTQPEVFFVNYGDGQNPTLPGGVDLQTALNSAVHQGVGQVIGGGSGGATGGGFSGGISGGFSSGVSDDSFISGHHGGSRGSISGGSFSGGSGGFIIGGSTSGGFEISGGGSSLPSDLYTTP